From Candidatus Syntrophoarchaeum caldarius, the proteins below share one genomic window:
- a CDS encoding 3-dehydroquinate synthase: MSGKKEVWIKADEGAWEVDKKPRITTALESGVDCVLVEESDVEKVRELGKIRVAAFGDSPHADVIVVGRKGEGDGTIELPEDLSASKDLDTLRELSKEKYTTASFVIIKNKDYERLAAELAKASDYLIVIGTDWKVIPLENLIAELQDYDCRIIAGVKDAKEAKLALETLEHGADGILLDADDPSEVKKVMSVVEEVGRERLPLLAAKVINVKQLGMGDRVCVDTCSMMKLGEGMLIGSAADAFFLVHAETEESPYVASRPFRVNAGAVHAYVLVGEKTRYLAELQSGDDVMVVDRDGGTKNAIVGRVKIEKRPLILIEAEVGKRRLNTILQNAETIKLVAPDGTPISVADIKVGDEVLVHLEESGRHFGMKIEETIIEK, translated from the coding sequence ATGTCAGGAAAGAAAGAGGTATGGATAAAAGCAGATGAAGGGGCGTGGGAAGTAGATAAGAAGCCCAGAATTACAACTGCACTTGAATCAGGGGTTGACTGTGTCCTTGTAGAGGAGAGTGATGTTGAGAAGGTGCGTGAACTTGGAAAGATCAGGGTTGCAGCCTTTGGTGACAGTCCTCACGCTGATGTCATCGTTGTTGGGAGAAAAGGAGAAGGTGACGGCACCATAGAGCTTCCAGAAGATCTGTCAGCGTCAAAGGATCTTGATACACTCAGAGAACTTTCAAAGGAGAAGTACACCACTGCATCTTTTGTTATAATCAAGAACAAGGATTATGAACGGCTTGCAGCCGAGCTTGCAAAGGCTTCTGATTACCTGATCGTGATTGGGACAGACTGGAAGGTAATCCCTCTTGAGAACCTCATCGCGGAGCTTCAGGACTATGATTGCAGGATCATCGCAGGGGTGAAGGATGCTAAAGAGGCTAAACTTGCTCTTGAGACGCTTGAGCACGGTGCAGATGGGATACTTCTTGATGCTGATGACCCGTCCGAGGTTAAAAAAGTTATGAGTGTGGTGGAGGAGGTGGGTAGAGAACGTCTACCACTTCTTGCTGCAAAGGTCATCAATGTGAAGCAGCTTGGGATGGGGGATCGTGTCTGTGTCGACACGTGCAGCATGATGAAACTTGGAGAGGGGATGTTGATTGGCTCTGCTGCTGATGCATTCTTTCTGGTTCATGCAGAGACTGAAGAGAGCCCGTATGTTGCATCACGCCCTTTCAGGGTGAACGCAGGAGCGGTACATGCCTATGTGCTTGTAGGCGAGAAGACCCGCTACCTTGCAGAACTCCAGTCAGGTGATGATGTGATGGTGGTTGATCGTGATGGCGGGACAAAGAATGCAATTGTTGGGCGCGTCAAGATTGAGAAGCGTCCGTTGATATTGATCGAGGCGGAGGTCGGGAAGCGGCGGTTGAATACGATCCTCCAGAACGCAGAGACGATAAAACTCGTTGCACCTGACGGCACACCGATCTCAGTTGCGGATATTAAGGTTGGAGATGAGGTGCTTGTACACCTTGAAGAGAGTGGAAGACACTTCGGGATGAAGATCGAGGAGACAATAATTGAGAAATGA
- a CDS encoding membrane protein produces MANNLHRILKFATAGILILLLLIATLTFYFSVLDVITRLFDYRYSSIVEAGFALSVIAVSWILLKQIVRMEE; encoded by the coding sequence ATGGCAAATAATCTTCACAGGATCTTGAAGTTCGCAACCGCAGGCATACTCATTCTGCTTCTTCTGATCGCAACACTCACATTCTATTTCAGCGTGCTTGATGTAATAACAAGGCTCTTTGACTACAGGTACAGCTCGATTGTCGAGGCTGGATTTGCACTATCAGTTATTGCAGTATCGTGGATACTTTTAAAACAGATTGTGAGGATGGAGGAATGA
- a CDS encoding sulfopyruvate decarboxylase alpha subunit, with the protein MLSGGSIDDVIVDALIAGRIDLVCSLPCNMLAGIIKIIEDRQDHITHISLTREEEGVGIAAGAYLGGKRPAILMQNSGFGNSINALLSLTRFYEMPLLIMMSHRGGKGEKIAAQIPMGDAIIPLLEALEIEYCCISKRSEIPSITKFAADAISNSSIMAILLEQELWDEES; encoded by the coding sequence ATGTTATCTGGTGGTTCAATCGATGATGTGATCGTTGATGCACTCATTGCTGGGAGGATCGATCTTGTATGTAGCCTCCCATGCAACATGCTTGCAGGGATCATCAAAATCATTGAAGACCGCCAGGATCACATCACTCATATATCGCTTACAAGAGAAGAAGAGGGTGTGGGAATTGCCGCTGGTGCGTACCTTGGTGGGAAGCGACCAGCCATACTGATGCAGAACTCGGGGTTTGGAAACTCAATCAATGCCCTGCTCTCATTGACACGTTTTTACGAGATGCCACTCCTTATAATGATGAGTCACAGGGGTGGAAAGGGAGAGAAGATTGCGGCTCAGATACCGATGGGTGATGCAATCATTCCCCTGCTTGAAGCACTTGAGATCGAATATTGCTGTATCTCGAAACGATCAGAAATTCCTTCAATAACGAAGTTTGCAGCAGATGCAATCTCAAATTCAAGTATAATGGCGATACTGCTTGAACAGGAGCTATGGGATGAAGAGAGTTGA
- a CDS encoding sulfopyruvate decarboxylase beta subunit, translated as MKRVDILRVVLRVAVETKGFIISNIGFTSRELYHIGDRDANFYMLGSMGMCGSIALGLAVSLPAKKIIAIEGDGSILMNLGSLATAANIAPANLTILIVDNEAHSSTGFQPTFTAGVTDLAAVAEGAGIKDVATVHDVNELESKLSDALRSDNLTLIVAKSEKSWEDVPVIDLDPVKIKNRFISALRADSEE; from the coding sequence ATGAAGAGAGTTGATATTCTGAGAGTTGTACTCAGAGTTGCAGTGGAAACAAAGGGGTTTATCATCTCGAATATCGGTTTTACATCACGGGAACTTTATCATATTGGAGACAGGGATGCAAACTTCTATATGCTTGGATCGATGGGAATGTGTGGATCGATCGCACTTGGGCTTGCGGTTTCGTTACCAGCAAAGAAAATAATCGCTATAGAGGGCGATGGTTCGATCCTGATGAACCTTGGGTCACTTGCAACAGCGGCAAACATAGCACCAGCCAACCTGACAATCCTGATCGTGGATAACGAGGCACATTCATCGACAGGCTTCCAGCCAACATTCACCGCAGGAGTTACCGATCTTGCAGCTGTGGCAGAGGGTGCTGGGATAAAGGATGTGGCAACTGTCCATGATGTGAACGAGCTTGAATCAAAACTTTCTGATGCGCTCAGGTCTGATAACCTGACTCTGATCGTTGCAAAGTCAGAGAAAAGCTGGGAAGACGTTCCTGTAATCGATCTCGATCCTGTAAAGATCAAAAACCGATTTATCAGTGCGCTCAGAGCGGATTCTGAGGAATGA
- a CDS encoding uroporphyrinogen-III C-methyltransferase: MVGKVYLVGSGPGDPELLTIKARRLIDGADVIIYDQLCGEKIISSFPETAECISVGKFASKHTLPQEDINKLLIEKAKHSNVVVRLKGGDPYVFGRGGEEAEEVTAAGIEVEVVPGITSAIAVPAYAGIPVTHRDYASSVTFITGHEGEHKDDEILEWDILARLSGTLVILMGVGGLERNTSRLLESGKSPETPVAIIENGTRKDQRVITGTLGNITEIAEDCNLKPPAIIVIGDVVKLFGVIPQNPL; the protein is encoded by the coding sequence ATGGTCGGAAAAGTTTATCTGGTTGGATCGGGTCCAGGCGACCCTGAACTTCTAACGATAAAAGCAAGGAGATTGATTGATGGCGCAGATGTGATAATTTATGATCAGCTCTGTGGTGAAAAGATCATAAGTTCATTTCCTGAAACTGCTGAGTGTATATCTGTAGGTAAGTTTGCGTCAAAGCACACGCTACCGCAGGAAGATATAAACAAACTCTTAATTGAGAAGGCTAAACATTCAAATGTTGTTGTGCGGCTGAAGGGCGGTGATCCGTACGTCTTTGGTAGGGGAGGCGAGGAAGCAGAGGAGGTTACTGCTGCAGGGATCGAAGTAGAGGTTGTGCCAGGGATTACATCAGCGATTGCAGTCCCTGCGTATGCAGGTATTCCTGTAACCCACAGAGATTATGCATCTTCGGTCACCTTCATCACAGGGCATGAAGGTGAGCACAAGGATGATGAGATACTCGAATGGGATATTCTTGCCAGATTGAGCGGTACTCTTGTAATTTTAATGGGTGTTGGTGGACTTGAGCGAAATACATCGAGACTGCTTGAATCTGGCAAATCACCCGAAACACCTGTTGCGATCATTGAGAATGGTACAAGGAAGGATCAGCGGGTTATAACAGGCACACTCGGTAATATCACAGAGATCGCAGAAGATTGTAACCTGAAACCACCTGCTATCATCGTGATAGGTGATGTCGTAAAACTCTTTGGGGTCATTCCTCAGAATCCGCTCTGA
- a CDS encoding radical SAM protein: MLSRDIYEIFTSFQGEGSLVGRRQIFVRFSGCPLNCFYCDTVDARIKNHSLPDTNPEKVISEIKALVTPDLHSVSFTGGEPLVSPNLLKKLASSCKKLDLACYLETAGIDASIFTEVVDFFDYAAIDLKLPNHRAVLGINAWKKLYHEELECIRIANRSGLHTIVKIVIVDDTTHHMLASICRDIAEYEIDLVLQPLTGSRKPSIELLFGLSEVAGSYLGKKVMVIPQVHRLYRDGTEKEFR, from the coding sequence ATGTTAAGTCGGGATATATACGAGATCTTTACATCCTTTCAGGGCGAGGGTTCGCTTGTTGGTAGGAGACAGATCTTTGTCAGGTTCAGCGGATGCCCACTTAATTGTTTTTACTGCGATACTGTGGATGCACGGATCAAAAACCATTCGTTACCTGATACAAACCCGGAGAAAGTGATAAGTGAGATAAAAGCGCTTGTAACTCCCGATCTTCATAGCGTCTCATTCACAGGAGGTGAGCCGCTTGTATCCCCCAATCTGCTAAAAAAGCTTGCATCATCCTGCAAAAAGCTTGATCTCGCATGTTATCTCGAAACTGCAGGTATTGATGCCAGTATATTCACAGAAGTTGTAGATTTCTTCGATTATGCAGCGATCGACCTGAAACTTCCCAACCACAGGGCGGTTCTTGGGATTAATGCATGGAAAAAATTATATCACGAGGAACTTGAGTGTATCAGGATAGCAAACAGATCAGGGCTTCATACGATCGTAAAGATCGTGATAGTCGATGATACAACGCATCATATGCTTGCATCCATCTGCCGTGATATTGCAGAATACGAGATAGACCTGGTTCTCCAGCCGCTCACCGGTAGCAGAAAACCCTCGATTGAGCTTTTGTTTGGGCTCTCAGAGGTTGCAGGATCTTATCTGGGCAAAAAGGTGATGGTGATCCCACAGGTTCACAGGTTGTACAGGGATGGAACTGAGAAGGAGTTCAGGTAG
- a CDS encoding metal-dependent phosphohydrolase HD sub domain protein: MRRKIREDLFEKLRHLNLRREASLAPVSTGSEEGIRRQAEEEDIRPSFSRDTDRIIHSRSYTRYIDKTQVFYFVENDHITHRVLHVQLVSKIARQIGRSLGLNEDLIEAIALGHDIGHAPFGHTGEKLLSKICEENGIGKFCHNVQSVISLDHIERWNLTLQVLDGILCHNGETHEQVLKPDRGKTWNDHDREIQSMIKGDPGNYPMTLEGCVVRISDTISYIGRDLEDAIMVGLIERDEVPERCAEVIGNENRDIVNTLIIDVIENSWECDYISLSKEVAEALDEFKRFNYEKIYENPVVNREVDKIEKMFRLMFGEFLHDLEADKRDSRIFQHHIDLIKDKNPSYADETSNAEIVRDFIAGMTDKYFSDTMMELYFPKRYKYSVTQKDFYSDRLIN, encoded by the coding sequence GTGCGACGCAAGATTCGAGAAGATCTATTTGAGAAGCTCAGGCACCTTAACCTCAGACGGGAGGCATCACTTGCACCTGTTTCAACCGGTAGCGAGGAGGGGATACGCAGACAGGCGGAAGAGGAGGATATACGCCCCTCCTTCTCAAGAGATACGGACCGAATTATCCATTCAAGATCATATACTCGATATATTGACAAGACACAGGTCTTCTATTTTGTTGAGAATGATCACATAACTCACAGAGTACTTCACGTCCAGCTTGTATCAAAAATCGCAAGACAGATCGGGCGCTCGCTGGGACTTAATGAAGATCTGATCGAGGCGATAGCACTTGGGCATGACATCGGGCATGCGCCGTTTGGACACACAGGAGAGAAGTTGTTATCAAAGATCTGTGAAGAAAATGGAATCGGCAAATTCTGCCACAATGTCCAGAGTGTGATCTCACTTGACCACATAGAGCGTTGGAATCTCACGCTGCAGGTGCTCGATGGGATTCTCTGTCACAACGGCGAGACCCATGAGCAGGTACTGAAGCCAGATCGGGGTAAGACGTGGAATGATCACGATCGTGAGATTCAGTCGATGATCAAGGGGGATCCTGGTAACTATCCAATGACGCTTGAAGGCTGTGTTGTCAGGATCTCAGATACAATAAGCTATATCGGAAGGGACCTTGAGGATGCGATCATGGTGGGGTTGATTGAAAGGGATGAAGTTCCTGAACGTTGTGCGGAAGTGATCGGCAATGAGAATCGGGACATCGTTAACACGCTGATAATTGATGTAATCGAGAATAGCTGGGAGTGTGATTATATCTCGCTGAGTAAAGAGGTCGCAGAGGCGCTCGATGAGTTCAAGCGGTTCAACTATGAAAAGATCTATGAGAACCCTGTTGTGAACAGAGAGGTTGATAAGATCGAAAAGATGTTCAGACTGATGTTCGGAGAGTTTTTGCACGACCTTGAGGCAGATAAACGGGATTCAAGGATCTTCCAGCACCACATCGATCTTATAAAGGATAAAAACCCATCGTACGCGGATGAAACATCAAATGCCGAGATTGTTCGTGATTTTATCGCAGGTATGACGGATAAATACTTCAGTGATACAATGATGGAACTATATTTCCCGAAACGCTACAAGTACAGCGTTACCCAAAAAGATTTTTATAGTGACAGGCTGATTAATTAG
- a CDS encoding preprotein translocase subunit SecD, translating to MKGEIFKDVRVVALILLVLASIIAIHPVYSTTPEPHFGSNLEYGLELVGGTSIQLKLEGVLVDIDFDRDKVFSALMEDLLNNTITITSSDDESITFTTPASVTQEEMTNLGLGNATVSPFEGGSRVTIETTPQTIMSTYLQKQLDTEVVYTRYKDHWVYEIRKEVEKEDLESLLAKVGAKIALDEERKEIFIEGVTPQTLDVTKQVIDDKINTIGLKDIHTRTVGNKYILVDLPGADIETARAVVGKPGKFEIRIQTTGGAGAIQKGMKFDEIENITVHVFYGSEGITSVDLAPRKTGHTDDAPWGASFHLSVKGGEALRDAALKYGVVQDPVNHEVVMLLDDEVIYSAPFSDQLAKDIVKSPVYSLQASTGIGDEGLNEAKVLLVHLRAGALPVNVKILGVPISISAPLGEKFRQQTAIAGLLAILVVGLVIYLRYRQPKIVLPMIATMLSEVVILLGFASLINWQLDLASIAGIIAVIGTSVDHLVIITDEVLGRGEIPTSGLFLSRLKGAFAIIFAAAATTVIAMSPLVWMGFGALKGFAIIIIVGVLIGVLVARPAYGRIIQNIL from the coding sequence ATGAAAGGAGAGATCTTCAAGGACGTGCGGGTAGTTGCATTGATATTGCTTGTTCTCGCATCGATCATAGCAATACATCCTGTTTACTCAACGACTCCTGAACCACACTTCGGATCGAATCTGGAATACGGGCTTGAGCTTGTCGGAGGGACATCAATCCAGCTCAAACTCGAAGGAGTACTTGTTGATATTGATTTTGACCGCGATAAGGTCTTCAGTGCCTTGATGGAAGATCTTCTGAATAACACGATCACGATAACCTCGTCGGATGATGAATCTATCACATTCACAACACCTGCCAGCGTTACCCAGGAGGAGATGACAAACCTTGGGCTTGGAAATGCAACTGTCTCACCATTTGAAGGAGGTTCCAGGGTAACGATCGAGACAACTCCTCAGACGATCATGTCAACCTACCTCCAGAAGCAGCTTGATACAGAGGTAGTATACACCAGATATAAAGATCACTGGGTTTATGAGATAAGAAAAGAAGTTGAGAAAGAAGATCTCGAAAGTTTGCTTGCCAAGGTTGGTGCAAAAATTGCGCTCGATGAAGAAAGAAAGGAGATCTTCATTGAAGGCGTAACCCCTCAGACACTGGATGTTACAAAGCAGGTGATCGATGACAAGATCAATACGATCGGACTCAAGGATATTCACACGCGTACAGTAGGAAATAAGTACATCCTTGTCGATCTTCCGGGCGCTGACATCGAGACTGCCAGAGCAGTTGTTGGAAAGCCAGGTAAGTTTGAGATCAGAATTCAGACAACAGGAGGTGCGGGTGCAATTCAGAAGGGTATGAAGTTCGATGAGATTGAAAATATCACGGTGCATGTCTTCTATGGGTCAGAGGGGATCACATCCGTTGACCTCGCACCAAGAAAGACCGGGCATACAGATGATGCGCCATGGGGGGCATCTTTTCATCTAAGTGTAAAAGGTGGGGAGGCATTGAGAGATGCTGCGCTCAAGTATGGCGTGGTCCAGGACCCTGTAAATCATGAGGTTGTGATGTTACTGGATGATGAGGTCATCTACAGTGCTCCGTTCTCTGATCAGCTCGCAAAGGATATTGTCAAGTCTCCGGTTTACAGTCTTCAGGCATCAACCGGTATAGGAGATGAGGGACTTAACGAGGCAAAGGTCCTTCTTGTCCATTTGAGAGCGGGGGCACTTCCTGTTAATGTCAAGATACTTGGCGTACCGATAAGCATCTCTGCGCCGCTTGGTGAAAAGTTCAGACAGCAGACCGCAATCGCTGGACTTCTTGCCATACTCGTTGTCGGGCTTGTGATTTATTTGAGATATCGACAGCCAAAGATCGTCCTCCCAATGATCGCAACAATGTTGAGTGAGGTTGTGATCCTGCTTGGGTTTGCATCATTGATCAATTGGCAGCTCGATCTCGCCTCGATCGCAGGTATCATTGCTGTCATTGGGACAAGCGTCGATCACCTTGTGATCATCACAGATGAAGTACTCGGTAGAGGAGAGATTCCGACATCGGGTCTGTTTTTGAGCAGACTCAAAGGTGCATTTGCAATCATATTCGCGGCTGCTGCAACCACCGTCATAGCGATGAGCCCGCTTGTATGGATGGGCTTTGGGGCACTCAAAGGGTTTGCAATCATCATCATCGTTGGTGTTCTGATCGGAGTGCTTGTAGCAAGACCTGCTTATGGACGGATCATTCAGAACATACTATAG
- a CDS encoding tRNA methyltransferase: MNRKRIVILRIGHRIGRDKRITTHIGLAARALGASGMILTSEDREVEKSISDVVSRWGGDFWVKSGCRWQDVLKEWEGAVVHLTMYGESILNLEDEIRNCPKDLLVIIGAEKVPFSIYERSDWNVAITNQPHSELAAIAVFLDRIQQGNELEADFGGRIRIVGKQVGKEVIINE; encoded by the coding sequence ATGAATCGAAAAAGAATTGTTATCCTGAGGATCGGGCATAGGATTGGGCGAGATAAGCGCATTACAACACATATTGGGCTTGCTGCGCGGGCACTTGGTGCTTCAGGGATGATCCTGACTTCAGAAGATCGTGAAGTTGAAAAAAGCATCAGTGATGTCGTATCCCGCTGGGGCGGAGATTTCTGGGTAAAGAGTGGATGTAGATGGCAGGACGTTCTGAAGGAATGGGAAGGTGCTGTTGTTCATCTGACGATGTATGGGGAAAGTATCCTGAACCTTGAGGATGAGATCAGGAACTGCCCAAAGGATCTTCTTGTTATAATCGGGGCAGAAAAAGTCCCATTTAGTATTTACGAGCGTTCTGACTGGAATGTTGCAATTACAAATCAGCCTCACTCAGAACTTGCTGCGATTGCGGTTTTTCTTGATCGAATACAGCAAGGAAATGAGCTTGAAGCAGATTTTGGTGGTCGAATTAGAATTGTTGGCAAACAAGTTGGGAAAGAGGTTATAATCAATGAATGA
- a CDS encoding fructose 1,6-bisphosphatase, which translates to MSKTTVSLIKADIGGYPGHASVHPDLIKLAEEKLTDALKSGLLVDFKVMAAGDDLQLMMGHTKGVDNPEIHKLAWDTFVAGTNVAKELKLYGAGQDMLADAFSGNVKGMGPGIAELEFTERKGEPLVAYMMDKTEPGAFNLPIFRIFADPFNTAGLVIDPSAHAGFKFEIWDIQEHTRVFMNAPEEMYEMLALIGAKSRYVIKRVYPKESSPLPSDEAVAAISTEKLFQTAGKYVGKDDPVALVRAQSGLPALGEVLEPFAFPHLVSGWMRGSHNGPLMPVSFDNARCTRFDGPPRVIAAGFQISNARLIGPVDLFDDPGFDEARQIAGTIATYMRRHGPFEPHRLPMEDMEYTTLPDVLKKLEDRFEPIE; encoded by the coding sequence TTGTCAAAGACGACTGTAAGTTTGATAAAGGCAGATATTGGAGGTTATCCTGGACATGCGAGTGTACATCCTGATTTGATTAAGCTTGCTGAAGAAAAACTGACTGATGCACTCAAATCAGGGCTACTGGTTGATTTTAAAGTGATGGCAGCAGGCGATGATCTGCAGCTTATGATGGGACACACAAAAGGTGTTGACAACCCAGAGATTCATAAACTCGCATGGGATACTTTTGTGGCAGGAACCAATGTTGCAAAGGAGTTAAAACTATATGGTGCGGGCCAGGATATGCTTGCTGATGCATTCAGCGGCAACGTTAAAGGCATGGGGCCAGGCATCGCCGAGCTTGAGTTCACAGAAAGAAAGGGAGAACCACTCGTTGCATACATGATGGATAAAACCGAACCAGGTGCGTTCAACTTACCCATATTCAGGATATTCGCTGATCCATTCAACACAGCAGGGCTTGTTATAGACCCATCTGCTCATGCAGGTTTCAAATTTGAGATATGGGACATACAGGAGCACACACGGGTCTTCATGAATGCACCAGAGGAGATGTATGAGATGCTTGCTTTGATCGGTGCAAAGAGCAGATATGTTATAAAACGGGTATATCCGAAAGAGTCAAGTCCACTTCCATCTGATGAAGCAGTGGCTGCGATAAGCACCGAGAAGTTGTTCCAGACTGCGGGCAAGTATGTAGGTAAGGATGATCCCGTGGCGCTTGTGAGGGCGCAGTCAGGATTGCCCGCACTCGGCGAGGTGCTTGAACCATTTGCATTCCCACACCTGGTGAGTGGATGGATGCGAGGGAGCCACAACGGACCTCTGATGCCTGTAAGCTTTGACAATGCAAGGTGCACCCGGTTTGATGGACCGCCAAGGGTCATTGCAGCAGGATTCCAGATCTCAAACGCCAGACTTATTGGACCTGTTGATCTATTTGATGATCCAGGATTTGATGAAGCAAGGCAGATTGCAGGTACGATTGCGACTTATATGCGAAGGCACGGTCCATTTGAGCCGCACAGGCTACCTATGGAGGATATGGAGTACACAACATTACCAGATGTCCTGAAGAAACTTGAAGATAGATTTGAACCAATTGAGTGA
- a CDS encoding ATPase, AAA-type, CDC48: MEDAEVTLKVLEAYHRDAGRGIARIDIRVMQKLNLVSGDVIEIIGKSRTPAVVWPGYSDDTGKAVIRIDGNIRGNLGVGIDDKVVVRKVDAKEAIRVAISPTEHLRIVGGDRYLLKILEGRALTKGQNIRLEMLGNPLTFLVTSTTPKDIVVVTKNTEIVLRERTFDPEQYGSRMTYEDVGGLKREIGLIREMIELPLRHPGLFQKLGIEPPRGVLLHGPPGTGKTLIAKAVASETDANFISISGPEIMNKFYGESEKHLRDIFDDAEKNAPSIIFIDEVDSIAPKRGEVTGEVERRVVAQLLALMDGLKSRGEVVVVAATNRPDALDAAIRRGGRFDREIEIGIPDQLGRLQILQIHTRGMPLDKDVDFEPIAAMTHGFVGADIATLCKEAAMHALRRILPNLDLDEDIPQEILDELTVTQSDFLNALKNVEPSAMREVSLEIPKVRWDDVGGLSEVKEALKEAVEWPLKYPELFKQVGAKPPKGILLYGPPGTGKTLLAKAVANESGANFISIKGPEFFSKWVGESEKAVREIFRKAKQAAPSIIFFDEIDSIATSRGATLDSSATERVISQILSEIDGIEDLKDVIVIAATNRPDLLDPALFRPGRIEQRIEVGAPETKEARLEIIKVHLHGKQIADDVDLDWFAKITEGFVGADIEFICRQALMNAIREYIRAHPDEDIPAEEAKSIIIRKEHIDNALAKAKEFEDSKGKVGLAMYA, translated from the coding sequence ATGGAAGACGCGGAGGTCACACTGAAGGTACTGGAGGCGTACCACAGAGACGCAGGGCGAGGAATTGCCAGGATCGATATCAGGGTGATGCAGAAACTCAACCTTGTTAGCGGAGATGTCATCGAGATCATCGGTAAGTCAAGAACTCCCGCGGTCGTATGGCCTGGCTACTCGGATGATACAGGTAAAGCTGTTATAAGAATAGACGGCAACATAAGAGGAAATCTTGGAGTTGGAATAGACGATAAGGTCGTGGTCAGGAAGGTTGATGCAAAAGAAGCGATTCGAGTTGCGATATCACCTACAGAACATCTGAGGATCGTGGGAGGAGATCGATACCTCCTCAAGATACTTGAAGGGAGGGCGCTCACAAAGGGCCAGAATATTCGGCTTGAGATGCTCGGTAACCCGCTGACATTTCTGGTAACTTCAACCACACCAAAGGATATCGTTGTCGTCACAAAAAACACCGAGATCGTATTGCGGGAACGAACCTTCGATCCTGAACAATATGGATCACGCATGACCTATGAGGATGTTGGTGGGCTGAAACGAGAAATTGGACTTATCAGGGAGATGATTGAACTACCACTCAGACACCCTGGTTTGTTCCAGAAACTTGGGATAGAGCCTCCTCGTGGAGTACTGCTTCATGGACCACCTGGTACAGGCAAAACACTAATTGCAAAGGCTGTTGCAAGTGAAACGGACGCAAATTTCATCTCGATCAGTGGACCCGAGATCATGAACAAGTTTTACGGTGAATCAGAGAAACATCTACGTGATATTTTTGATGATGCCGAAAAAAACGCCCCATCCATTATTTTCATCGACGAGGTCGATTCAATTGCGCCAAAGCGCGGTGAAGTTACGGGAGAGGTTGAACGTCGAGTTGTGGCACAGCTTCTCGCACTCATGGATGGACTCAAGTCGAGGGGCGAGGTTGTTGTGGTCGCTGCAACAAATAGACCTGATGCACTCGACGCGGCGATAAGACGGGGTGGGCGCTTTGACCGTGAGATCGAGATCGGAATACCCGACCAGCTCGGAAGGCTGCAGATCCTCCAGATTCACACAAGAGGTATGCCACTCGACAAAGATGTCGATTTTGAACCAATCGCGGCTATGACACATGGATTTGTGGGCGCGGATATTGCAACGCTCTGCAAAGAAGCTGCGATGCATGCTCTGAGAAGAATCTTACCAAACCTCGATCTTGATGAAGATATCCCGCAGGAGATCCTCGATGAGTTGACCGTAACCCAGAGTGATTTCCTCAATGCGTTGAAGAATGTCGAACCGTCTGCCATGAGGGAGGTCTCTCTCGAGATACCAAAGGTGAGATGGGATGATGTAGGCGGCTTGAGCGAGGTCAAGGAAGCACTTAAGGAGGCGGTTGAGTGGCCACTCAAGTATCCTGAACTCTTCAAGCAAGTGGGTGCAAAACCTCCAAAAGGTATCCTACTCTATGGTCCTCCTGGTACCGGTAAGACGCTGCTCGCAAAGGCGGTCGCGAATGAGTCGGGCGCAAATTTCATCAGCATTAAGGGACCCGAGTTCTTCTCCAAATGGGTTGGCGAAAGTGAGAAGGCTGTCAGAGAGATCTTCAGAAAAGCAAAGCAGGCAGCACCATCAATCATTTTCTTCGACGAGATAGACTCGATCGCAACCTCAAGGGGTGCTACGCTCGATTCAAGCGCTACAGAGCGTGTTATAAGCCAGATACTTTCTGAGATCGATGGCATAGAAGATTTGAAGGATGTCATCGTGATCGCTGCGACAAACAGACCAGATCTCTTGGATCCAGCACTTTTTAGACCTGGCAGGATCGAACAACGGATTGAGGTTGGTGCCCCAGAAACAAAAGAAGCGCGGCTTGAGATAATAAAAGTTCACCTGCATGGTAAACAGATTGCGGATGATGTGGATCTTGATTGGTTTGCAAAGATTACTGAGGGTTTTGTAGGTGCAGACATCGAATTCATCTGTCGTCAGGCTCTTATGAATGCGATACGAGAATACATAAGGGCGCATCCAGATGAGGATATTCCGGCAGAGGAAGCAAAAAGTATAATAATAAGAAAGGAACATATAGATAATGCACTTGCAAAGGCAAAAGAATTTGAAGACTCAAAGGGGAAAGTCGGACTTGCGATGTATGCCTGA